The segment GATGAAGCCGTAGACGAAGGGCGAGTTCGGCGTGTCGTAGATTTCATCGGCGGTGCCGACCTGCTCGATGCTGCCCTGGCTCATCACCACGACGCGGTCGGCAAGCTCGAGCGCTTCTTCCTGGTCATGGGTGACGAAGACCGTGGTGTGGCCGGTGGCGTCGTGGATGTCGCGCAGCCAGCGGCGCAACTCGCGGCGAACCTGGGCGTCGAGCGCGCCGAACGGCTCGTCGAGCAAAAGCACCGCCGGTTCGATCGCCATCGCGCGGGCCAGCGCCACGCGCTGACGCTGGCCGCCGGAAAGCTGCGCCGGATAGCGCTTTTCCAGGCCGGAAAGCTGGACGAGGTCGAGAAGCTCTGAGGCGCGGCGGCGGATTTCCTGCGCCGACGGCCGTGACGGCCCGTGCCGGACTTTTAAGCCGAAGCCGATATTGTCGGCGACCGTCATATGGCGAAACAGCGCATAATGCTGGAAAACAAAGCCGACATTGCGTTCCTGGATCGACTTTTGTGACGCATCCTCCTCGCCGAAGAAGATCTTTCCTTTGGTCGGACGCTCCAGCCCGGCGATCAGCCTGAGCAGCGTCGTCTTGCCGGAGCCGGACGGCCCGAGCAGCGCGATCAGTTCGCCGGACCTGATGTCGAGCGAAACGTCGTGGAGAGCCGGAAACCGCTCAAACTCCTTGCGCACGTTGGCAACGCGAACGTCCATCAACCATTCCTTTTTTCAGTGTCCGCGCGTCGCGGCGAGCTCGGCGCCGTAGCGCATCTCGAGCAGTGTTTTCAAGACCAGCGTGACGAGCGCCAGGCCGGCAAGCAGTGAAGCGACGGCGAAGGCGGCTGCGGCATTGTACTCGTTATAGAGGATTTCGACATGCAGCGGCATGGTGTTGGTCAGCCCGCGTATGTGGCCCGACACCACCGACACCGCGCCGAACTCGCCCATGGCGCGGGCATTGCACAACAGAACGCCGTAGAGCAGTCCCCATTTGACGTTGGGCAGCGTCACGTACCAGAACGCCTGCCAGCCATTGGCGCCGAGCGACAGCGCCGCCTCCTCGTCGCCATTGCCCTGTTCCTGCATCAAGGGGATCAGTTCGCGGGCGACGAAGGGAAAGGTGACGAAGATGGTGGCCAGCACGATACCCGGAACGGCAAACAGGATGACGATGCCATGCGCCTTCAGCCAGGCTCCGAGCAGGCCTTGCGCGCCGAACAACAGCACATAGACCAGGCCGGAAATGACCGGCGAGACCGAAAACGGCAGGTCGATGAGCGTGGTCAGGAAGGCCTTGCCCTTGAACTCGAACTTGGCGATCGCCCAAGCGGCGGAGACGCCGAAGACGATGTTGAGCGGCACCGAGATCGCCGCCACCAGCAGCGTCAGATAGATCGCCGAGCGCGTGTCGGGGCTGGTCAGCGCCTCCGTATAGTCACTGAGGCCCTTTGCGAAGGCTTCGTTGAAGACGACGATCAGCGGCAACAGCAGGAAAATGCCGAGGAAGGCAAAGGTCACGATCATCAGCACGGCTTTCGCCGGTCGGCTTTCGGTCACTGCCGCCGACTGGCTTTCGTGGTGCGGTGCGTAGGATTTGATCTCCGGATCAGCCATAGCGCTTGCGGCTCCACGTCTGCACCAGATTGATGACCAGCAGCATCACGAACGACAAAGCGAGCATGATCGCCGCGATCGCGGTCGCCGCCGCATAATTGTATTCCTCGAGCCGGATCACGATCAGAAGCGGCGCGATCTCGGATTTGTAGGGCAGGTTGCCGGCGATGAAGATGACGGAGCCGTACTCGCCGACGCCGCGCGCGAAAGCCAGCGCGAAACCGGTTACGATGGCCGGCGCCAGGCCTGGAAGCAGAACCCAGGCGATGGTCTGCAAGCGATTAGCCCCGAGCGTGGCGGCCACTTCCTCGACCTCCTTGTCGATCTCCTCCATGATCGGCTGGACAGTGCGCACGACGAAGGGCAGGCCGATAAAGATCAGCGCGATGACGATGCCGAGCGGCGTATAGGCGACCTTGATGCCGAGCGGCGCCAGCAGGCTGCCGAGCCAGCCGTTCGGCGCGTAGAGCGTGGTCAGCGCGATGCCGGCCACCGCCGTCGGCAATGCGAAGGGCAGGTCGACCATGGCATCGACGATGCGGCGACCAGGAAAGCTGTAGCGCACCAGCACCCAGGCGACGATCGTGCCGAAGATGACATTGACCATGGCGGCAATGAAGGCGGTGCCGAAGCTGATTTCAAGCGCGTTGATGGTGCGGCGGTCGGTGGCGATCGCCCAGAAATCGGCCCAGCCAAGCGCGGCCGATCGCCAGATCAGCCCCGACAGGGGAATGAGAATGATGAGCGTGAGGTAGGCAAGCGAGAAGCCGAGCGTCAATCCGAAACCCGGAATGACACTCGGCTGTCTGAACCGCCACCCCGCCTTGGCGGGTGCTGTGGTCATGTCAGTCCTGAATAATCTAGCTTACTGGGTCTACTGGGCCGGCTTGTAGATCTGGTCGAATATACCACCGTCACCGAAATGGTAAGGCTGCGCCTTCTTCCAACCGCCAAAAAGCGGATCGTCGATGGTGATCAGCTTGATCTCCGGCAGCTTGGCGAGGTCCTCGGGCGGTACCAAATCCGGCTTCGACGGGCGATAGTGGTTCTTGGCGATCAGCGTCTGGCCCTCCTTGGAGTAGAGATAGCTCAGATAGGCTTCGGCGACTTTCCGCGTGCCCTTGGCACCGACATTGGCGTCGACCACGGCGACCGGCGGCTCGGCCAGGATCGAGGTCGGCGGGTAGACGATATCGAAATTGTCGGCGCCGAATTCATCGAGCGCCAGATAGGCCTCGTTCTCCCAGGCCAGCAGCACGTCGCCGAGGCCTTTTTGCGCAAAAGTCACGGTCGCGCCGCGTGCACCGGTGTCGAGCACTGGAACATGCGCGTAGAGATTGCCGACGAATTCCTTTGTCCTGGCCTCGTCGCCGCCATCCCTGGCGTTCGCATAGGCCCAGGCCGCGAGATAGTTCCAGCGCGCGCCGCCCGAAGTCTTGGGGTTCGGCGTGATCACCTGGACGTCGTCCTTGACCAGGTCGCCCCAGTCCTGGATGCCTTTCGGGTTTCCCTTGCGGACGAGGAAGATGATGGTCGAGGTGTAGGGTGCCGAATTGTTCTCGAACCTGGTCCGCCAGTCGGGATTGATCTTCTTCGATTTCTCCACAATGGCGTTGATGTCGCCCTCGAGCGCCAGCGTCACCACGTCGGCGTCGAGGCCGTCGATCACGGCACGGGCCTGCGCGCCCGACCCGCCATGCGACTGCTGGACGGTTACCGTCTCGCCGGTCTCGGCCTGCCAATGGGCGGCGAAGGCCTCGTCGAATTGCTTGTACAGCTCACGCGTCGGGTCATAGGACACGTTGAGGATGGTGGTATCGGCGAACGCGAAACCGAGCGTACCGAACTGGACAGACGTGGCGACCAGTGCGCCGAGCAGTTTCCTGAAATGAGGATTGGTCATTTCCGCCTCCGTTGACATCATCTCAATCTACTGAATCGGTAGAATTTAGATGCATTCAACGTTGCTTTTTTTGGCGTTTTGAAGCAATTTTTCGCTGGCTTTCGCCTTTACAAAGAAATTCCTGCCTCGCAATGCTGGGTGCGGAATCCGGGCACATGAAGCGAGCTTGCGGAAGACGCGCTTCGGTACACCCCCTCTGGCCTGCCGGCCATCTCCCCCGCAAGGGGGAGATCAGATCTCACTTCGACCTTCGCCAATCTCCGACATTGCAGAATGAGCGGAGCGCCGAAGCTGCCAATCTCCCCCCTTGCGGGGGAGATGGCCGGCAGGCCAGAGGGGGGTGCCTCGGAACAGGCATGGGTATCCTGCTATCCCCTTTGGCGCCGCCTATTCAACGAACACTTTCACGCTGGCCGCACGCCCGGCCGCGTCGATCACGGTCAGGGTCGAATAGCCGGCGCCGTCCGGCTGCCAGGTCGCGGTGCGCCGCCGGTCGAGGCCGACCAGCGGCTTGCCGTTGGCCAGCCAGCGGAACGGGGCGCGGCCGCCTTGCAGCTTCAGCACCAGTGGCGCGGCCTCAGCGGCGGTGGCGCCGAGATCGACGCGGGCGCCGTCGGGCGGAAATATAATCGTCGGTGCGGGCTCAGTCGGCGTTGCCTGGACCAGGCCGTCGGCGCCAGAACCGAAGCGCGCCAATGTGACCGGCAGATCGTCGCGCCTGGGTCTGGCGACGCCGGCCGGCTGGCCCGGCAGCGGCACGGCAGCCAGGCCGGAGCGGACAAAGCCCTCGAACAGGATCGGTGCGGCCGAGACATAGCCGGACAGGCCGGGCACCGCGCCGGCGTCGGGACGGCCGACCCAGACGCCCAGCACGTAGCGCCCGTCGAAGCCGACCGACCAGGCATCGCGGTAGCCGTAGGAGGTGCCGGTCTTGTAGGCGATGCCGCGCTGGGCGGCGCCCTCGGGCGGCTTGACGCCCGACAATATGTCGGTGATCTGCCAGTTCGCCTGATCGTCGAGGATTGTAGCGGTCGAGCGCTCGGCATTCGCCGGCTCGGTGCCGTCATGCAGCGTGTGTGCCTTGCCGCCATTGGCGAGCCCGGCATAGAGCTGGACAAGGTCGCGCAGCGTCACGCCGACGCCGCCAAGGCCGATGGCGAGACCCGGCGCCTGGTTGACGGGCAGGATGGGCGTGACACCGGCCTGCCGGAAGCGCGCGAGCAGCCGCGCCGGCCCGACCGCGTCGAGCACACTGATCGCCGGCACGTTCAGCGACAGCTGCAGCGCCTGCCTGATGCTGACGTCGCCCTGATAGCCCATGTCGAAATTCTTCGGCCGATAGCCGGAGAAATCCGTCGGCCTGTCGTCGATCAGCGTTTCCTGCGCCAGCAATCCCTGCTCGAAGGCGAGCCCGTAGATGAACGGTTTTAGCGTTGAACCGGGCGAGCGGACGATCCGGGTCATATCGATCCAGCCGGAGCGACTGGCGTCGAAATAGTCGGCAGAGCCGACTTCGCCGAGGATGTCGCCGGTGCGGGCGTCGGCCAGCACCATGGCGACGGACAGGCGGGGGCCGAGTCTGGTTGCGGCATGCCGGGCCACCTGTTCCAGCCCTTCCTGGACGCTCTTGCGGATCGTCAGTCTGAGCTTCTGGCCCGTGACGGCCCTGGGCAGCACTGCATAAGCGGCGTGGGCGGCAAGCGCCGGCAGCGGACGGCGGATGGCGGGAACGTCGTCGAGCGCGGCACGTGCGGCCTCGCGCTCGCCGAGCAGGCCTGACGCGACCATGCGCGTCAGCACCCGGTCGCGGGCGGCGTGGGCGATTGAAAGGTTGCGGTCGGGCCGGCGCTTTTCGGGCAGTTGCGGCAGCGCGACGAGCAGCGCCGCCTCCGAGACGGTCAGCCGCTTCGGCTCCTTGCCGAAATAGGCCAGCGAGGCGGCGCGCACGCCTTCGAGATTGCCGCCGTAGGGCGCCAGCGTCAGATAGCGTTCGAGGATCTCGCGCTTGCTGAGCCGCCGCTCGATCTGCAGGGCGCGCAGCAGCTGCTTGAGCTTGGACCCGAGGCTGCGGCTGTCGCGCGGTTCGCTCAGCCGGGCGAGCTGCATCGACAGCGTCGAGCCACCGGAGACGATACGGCCATTGGTCAGGAACTGGCCGGCGGCGCGGGCCAGCGCCAGCACGTCGACGCCTCGATGGTCCCAGAAGCGCTTGTCCTCGTAAGTCACCAGCATGTCGACGAACTGTCTGTCGACCTGATCGAGGCGGGTGTCGAGCCGCCAATAGCCGTCCGGCGTGGCAAAGGCCCGCAACAGCTGGCCGTGGCGGTCCTCAACTTCGGTCGATACCGTCAGCGCCGCCGGCAGCGGCGGCGGAAACGCGCGGTCGAGCTGCCAAAGGGTGGCGGCGGCGAGCGCGACGAAGCCGGCGAGGGAGGCGGCGGCGATGGCCGAGCGGCGCAAAATTTTTCGGGAAAGCACGGTGCCGCCCCTCATCCGCCTGCCGGCACCTTCTCCCCGTATAGAGACGGGGAGAAGTGGGCTGTCATGGCCCACGGCGGCTCTTCTGCAGCGTTCGAGATTGGCGAAAACTTTGGCGCAGGCCTCTTTCTCCCCGTCTCTATACGGGGAGAAATGCCCGGCAGGGCAATGAGGGGCAGCGCCATCGCCATGTTCCTGTTCGCCATCTTTGCCTTACGGCGCCTTGACCTCCATCATGCCGGTCGCGGTGCGGGCCGAATATTGCGGCCGGTACATGTCCTCGACGGTTGCCGCCGGGTGGGCATAGGTGCCCGGCGTCACCGCACGAACGACATAGGCGAGCGTGATGTTGCGGTCGCCTTCGCCGTCGTTCGGATTGAAAGCCGCGACGAAACGGTCGTCGCGGAATTCGAGATGGGCGGCGTCGGTCTGGGCCAGCCAGGAGAAATTCGACAACTGGGCGCTGGAAACCAGGCCCGGATTGTCGATCTCGAAGCCGGCCGGCAGCAGATCGGTGATCACCAGCCGCGACGGCCATTTGTTCTGCTCGTAGATATTGAGCACCACGACGTACCGTTCGTTCTGGGTCGCCTGCGTGACATTGGCTTCGGTGCCCTCGAGCTTGTAGTAGGTGCGGCCGATGGTGAAGCCGTCGCCGCTGGCCGGTAGCGGCTGGATCGGCGAGGCCACCGTGGTGACGACCGCCTGCAACGGGTTGCTGCCGGTGTTGGCGACGGTCAGCGTACTGTCGGCAATGTCGCTGCCGGCGATCTGGTCCGAATAGGCGCCGGCATGCGGCGCGCCATTGATGGTCAGCGCGATCGCATCATTGCCGGCCTTCAGGGCACGTGCCGCCAGCAGCATCCAGGACTCGTCCTGCGTGCTGGTCCATCTGACGGCGGCGCGTTCCTGCGTCACCCGCTTGATCAGCGCCGGCACGATCGTCGGCACCGGCTTGGATTCGGCGGCAAGCGCCAGCATCGCCGCGCCGTCACGCAGCGGCGAGCCATAATCGGACCTGTAGTAGTCGTATGCCGAGGTCGAATGGGCCAGTTGCAGGGCGGCCTGGAAGGTGGCTTCCGAGCGTTGCGTGTCGCCATAGAGCGCCAGGCCCGCCGCCAATTGGGCGACGGCCATCGGGCTGGTAAAGGCTTCGAGCTGGGTGTCGGCGTAGTAGCGCAGATCGCCGATCGAGGCCTTCTTGTTGCGGGCCAGAACATAGAGCGCATAGGCGATCTCGCTGCCGCGATCCTTGACGTCCTGGTCATAGCCGATCGCGTTTTGCAGATTGCTCAGCGCCTGGTTCATCGCCAGCGCCGGCACGTCGTATTTCTGCTCGCGCGCCCGGGTCAGGAAGTCGGTGACATAGGCGTCGAGCCACAGGTCGCCGGAGCCCGGACCCCACAGGCCAAAGCTGCCGGCCGAGGCCTGATAGCTCAGCACCTTGTAGATGGCGTCCTGGATGCGGCCGTGCAGGTCGGCGTCGCTGGCCATGCCGACCCCCGATGCCATCTCATTGACATAGAGCAGCGGCATGGCGCGGCTGGTGGTCTGCTCGGCGCAGCCATAGGGGTAGCGGTCGAGCGTCATCAGCAGCGACGGCACGTCGAAGGCCGCCGCCTGTGAAACGCCGACGCTGACCGACGCACCGTCGAGCAGGCTTGCCGCCAGCAGCTCCTTGTCGACGCGCAGCGACCCGCCTTTGCCCTTGAGGTCGACCACCATGCGGGTGGTCACCGGCAATTGCGCCGGGCGCACCGGCACATGGAGCGTCTGCTCGACAGCGGTGCCATCGGCATGGGCGAGCTTGATGGTGATCGAGGCGTTGCCCGGCGTCTCAGCGATCAGCGGCACGGTCAGCGTCTGCCGCTTGCCTTTGGCCAGCGTCAGCTTCTCGGGCAGGGCGGCATTGCCGGTCGAAAGATCGCCTGTGGTGTCGATCGACAGCGCATAGTCGCCCTCCGGACCATCGGCGTCGGTGACATCGAGCCGCATGACGGCCGAATCGCCGGGCGCCAGGAAGCGCGGCAGGCCGGCAGTGATCACCACAGGATCGCGCACAATCACGTCGGACTGGGCATGGCCGACCCCGTCCTCGGTCCAGGCGACGGCCATGACGCGCACAGTGCCGTTGAACTGCGGGATGTCGAAGTCGATCCGCGCCTTGCCGTCGGCGTCGAGCTGGATTGGACCGGAGAAGTAGGCGACCAGCTTTTCGGTCGGCGGGCTGCCTTGCGATTGGATATTGGCGC is part of the Mesorhizobium sp. L-2-11 genome and harbors:
- the cysW gene encoding sulfate ABC transporter permease subunit CysW → MADPEIKSYAPHHESQSAAVTESRPAKAVLMIVTFAFLGIFLLLPLIVVFNEAFAKGLSDYTEALTSPDTRSAIYLTLLVAAISVPLNIVFGVSAAWAIAKFEFKGKAFLTTLIDLPFSVSPVISGLVYVLLFGAQGLLGAWLKAHGIVILFAVPGIVLATIFVTFPFVARELIPLMQEQGNGDEEAALSLGANGWQAFWYVTLPNVKWGLLYGVLLCNARAMGEFGAVSVVSGHIRGLTNTMPLHVEILYNEYNAAAAFAVASLLAGLALVTLVLKTLLEMRYGAELAATRGH
- a CDS encoding sulfate ABC transporter substrate-binding protein; this encodes MTNPHFRKLLGALVATSVQFGTLGFAFADTTILNVSYDPTRELYKQFDEAFAAHWQAETGETVTVQQSHGGSGAQARAVIDGLDADVVTLALEGDINAIVEKSKKINPDWRTRFENNSAPYTSTIIFLVRKGNPKGIQDWGDLVKDDVQVITPNPKTSGGARWNYLAAWAYANARDGGDEARTKEFVGNLYAHVPVLDTGARGATVTFAQKGLGDVLLAWENEAYLALDEFGADNFDIVYPPTSILAEPPVAVVDANVGAKGTRKVAEAYLSYLYSKEGQTLIAKNHYRPSKPDLVPPEDLAKLPEIKLITIDDPLFGGWKKAQPYHFGDGGIFDQIYKPAQ
- the cysT gene encoding sulfate ABC transporter permease subunit CysT — translated: MTTAPAKAGWRFRQPSVIPGFGLTLGFSLAYLTLIILIPLSGLIWRSAALGWADFWAIATDRRTINALEISFGTAFIAAMVNVIFGTIVAWVLVRYSFPGRRIVDAMVDLPFALPTAVAGIALTTLYAPNGWLGSLLAPLGIKVAYTPLGIVIALIFIGLPFVVRTVQPIMEEIDKEVEEVAATLGANRLQTIAWVLLPGLAPAIVTGFALAFARGVGEYGSVIFIAGNLPYKSEIAPLLIVIRLEEYNYAAATAIAAIMLALSFVMLLVINLVQTWSRKRYG
- the pbpC gene encoding penicillin-binding protein 1C — encoded protein: MRGGTVLSRKILRRSAIAAASLAGFVALAAATLWQLDRAFPPPLPAALTVSTEVEDRHGQLLRAFATPDGYWRLDTRLDQVDRQFVDMLVTYEDKRFWDHRGVDVLALARAAGQFLTNGRIVSGGSTLSMQLARLSEPRDSRSLGSKLKQLLRALQIERRLSKREILERYLTLAPYGGNLEGVRAASLAYFGKEPKRLTVSEAALLVALPQLPEKRRPDRNLSIAHAARDRVLTRMVASGLLGEREAARAALDDVPAIRRPLPALAAHAAYAVLPRAVTGQKLRLTIRKSVQEGLEQVARHAATRLGPRLSVAMVLADARTGDILGEVGSADYFDASRSGWIDMTRIVRSPGSTLKPFIYGLAFEQGLLAQETLIDDRPTDFSGYRPKNFDMGYQGDVSIRQALQLSLNVPAISVLDAVGPARLLARFRQAGVTPILPVNQAPGLAIGLGGVGVTLRDLVQLYAGLANGGKAHTLHDGTEPANAERSTATILDDQANWQITDILSGVKPPEGAAQRGIAYKTGTSYGYRDAWSVGFDGRYVLGVWVGRPDAGAVPGLSGYVSAAPILFEGFVRSGLAAVPLPGQPAGVARPRRDDLPVTLARFGSGADGLVQATPTEPAPTIIFPPDGARVDLGATAAEAAPLVLKLQGGRAPFRWLANGKPLVGLDRRRTATWQPDGAGYSTLTVIDAAGRAASVKVFVE
- a CDS encoding sulfate/molybdate ABC transporter ATP-binding protein — its product is MDVRVANVRKEFERFPALHDVSLDIRSGELIALLGPSGSGKTTLLRLIAGLERPTKGKIFFGEEDASQKSIQERNVGFVFQHYALFRHMTVADNIGFGLKVRHGPSRPSAQEIRRRASELLDLVQLSGLEKRYPAQLSGGQRQRVALARAMAIEPAVLLLDEPFGALDAQVRRELRRWLRDIHDATGHTTVFVTHDQEEALELADRVVVMSQGSIEQVGTADEIYDTPNSPFVYGFIGESSALPVKVEDGQVWIADRPIGLSAPQAPQGEATLFFRPHDVDLVDECNGCIAGTVAASRRVAGTRRVELEIGGERQRVEIELPVDHPAAQKTRVAFRPRRWKLFPAA